In the genome of Dermacentor andersoni chromosome 3, qqDerAnde1_hic_scaffold, whole genome shotgun sequence, one region contains:
- the LOC129382901 gene encoding uncharacterized protein, with the protein MDYFDKYRGTVSGLKYAGWSASGLVFPAILAKLVDIYHVRGMLLILGALTMNVMPLILLFEYPAATMKCECLQKMTHFLTKGRDGAKFENEKEDARIRTPGIHAHAVGLGTTAVEHRSNSKQIMKKTLRLEYSLDCNVGHRDPCSKAVGGRASHARRSHGTKEVDAAILGCCKSISAITGESLAWHGQLYKATKQEYEEDATLQRSSSNVAEATLHQRTSFPSSKSSCVPAPSHLNVRTPLIGEEETASTKSGANLLQEIWILLRTPALYGISVTYVFFDYSHIVVMNNLVAYAVDKGSPLPLADSLIMYAAVSGVAGRLCLPLASDTLGLSRDVFVACNLLAMALCLALLAEVASHVLVTVLVVGESLAAGSVLSMKPVLVAEYVGVRMMTATWGVMGVLMVPLLLTGPLIVGFFRDGMGSFDNLYRLHSALNLFIALILFGLAFHRKIRANESAVEKK; encoded by the exons ATGGACTATTTCGACAAGTACAGAGGGACAGTCAGCGGACTAAAATATGCTGGATGGTCTGCTTCAGGACTAGTGTTCCCTGCCATCCTTGCGAAACTCGTCGACATCTACCATGTGAGAGGTATGCTGCTTATTCTAGGCGCTTTGACGATGAACGTCATGCCATTGATACTTCTCTTCGAATACCCTGCAGCAACGATGAAATGCGAGTGCTTGCAGAAAATGACACATTTTTTGACGAAAGGCCGTGATGGAGCCAAGTTCGAGAACGAAAAGGAAGATGCGAGGATAAGAACACCAGGAATCCACGCCCACGCTGTAGGCCTGGGAACAACAGCTGTCGAGCACAGATCAAATAGCAAGCAGATTATGAAAAAGACGCTGCGGTTGGAATATAGCTTAGATTGTAATGTAGGACATCGTGATCCCTGTTCGAAGGCTGTGGGTGGTCGTGCCTCACATGCTCGGAGGAGCCACGGTACAAAAGAAGTCGATGCCGCTATTCTAGGTTGCTGCAAATCGATTTCCGCAATTACTGGAGAAAGTTTGGCGTGGCATGGGCAGCTATACAAGGCAACCAAGCAGGAATATGAAGAAGACGCGACGCTTCAACGTTCTTCGAGTAACGTGGCAGAGGCGACGCTTCATCAGAGGACATCGTTTCCAAGTTCAAAGTCATCCTGTGTCCCGGCTCCAAGCCATCTCAACGTCCGTACTCCTCTAATAGGAGAAGAGGAAACGGCTTCTACCAAAAGTGGCGCAAATTTGCTTCAAGAAATCTGGATCCTTCTGCGCACTCCTGCACTTTATGGCATTTCGGTGACTTACGTCTTTTTCGACTACTCGCATATAGTTGTCATGAACAACCTGGTCGCCTACGCCGTGGACAAAGGCTCGCCGCTGCCGCTTGCCGATTCGCTCATCATGTACGCCGCAGTGTCGGGCGTTGCTGGGCGCCTGTGTCTGCCGCTGGCCTCCGACACGCTCGGCCTGAGCAGGGACGTCTTCGTAGCGTGCAACCTTCTGGCCATGGCCCTGTGCCTGGCGCTGCTGGCCGAGGTGGCTTCGCATGTGCTCGTCACCGTGCTGGTCGTTGGCGAGAGCTTGGCTGCAGGCAGCGTGCTGTCCATGAAGCCCGTGCTTGTCGCGGAGTACGTGGGCGTCCGCATGATGACGGCCACCTGGGGAGTCATGGGTGTGCTCATGGTGCCGCTGTTGCTGACTGGTCCCTTAATTGTGG GGTTCTTCAGAGACGGAATGGGCTCCTTCGACAACCTCTACAGGCTCCACTCGGCACTAAACCTGTTCATTGCGCTGATCCTCTTCGGCCTGGCGTTCCACAGAAAAATTCGCGCTAACGAAAGTGCTGTCGAAAAGAAATAA